One region of Chanodichthys erythropterus isolate Z2021 chromosome 17, ASM2448905v1, whole genome shotgun sequence genomic DNA includes:
- the LOC137005447 gene encoding uncharacterized protein isoform X1, with amino-acid sequence MAVHLRVVLEEHNIQKLKLPTGIPNTVEDLVSIVTETFQLHGEIGLLYQDKHFDNEFFSVTSTADLYDKATVKVILKEPTITLDLHPVLESSTLSSVSTYPASTTETDICPADHDASSEVSNYASSSSSDTIILPDSCRSAAWPVPFQVPEFSRDLELILAEANNSYDATGRHFMDASVKSAIMQELAKVIFSYTAYPTNQQILSVAEALVSKFPCLREPGSFAGLYGWQQRIKNKMHNYRAKLRSRKYSYPEIEINTLKRKHPGDAVPSKNIKKPKKAEVNYLPPHPTGESQETLEKERLELIFEITKKNNAKIIADKMNKTFSSRRVEVVSLSPSVGVFKERWPALFTEAQIKEEFRRITTVSLEETFMRKLDEYTPGLLRLMRAKGGAAGCKMRPLLDTLNDTQNIEKKRDAVVCCLINYLGERQEDLFHDCQECEDYTDKTMKVIVKHNVMAEEDPSDLSIVIEGNQVMEGCGSRTKACILLMGLIYAINIEYPKELKNTFEAFQKLFLEIDGAKLLKKVHSLKNKLMQ; translated from the exons ATGGCGGTCCATTTAAGAGTCGTTTTAGAAGAACACAACATTCAAAAGCTGAAACTTCCAACAGGAATTCCAAATACAGTGGAAGATCTTGTTTCCATAGTTACTGAAACTTTTCAATTGCATGGGGAAATTGGACTACTATACCAAGACAAACACTTTGACAATGAGTTTTTCAGTGTCACCTCAACTGCTGACTTGTATGACAAGGCCACTGTTAAAGTGATCCTAAAAGAGCCGACGATAACCCTTGACCTACACCCAGTACTTGAATCATCTACATTGAGTTCAGTGAGCACCTATCCTGCAAGTACTACTGAAACGGACATCTGCCCTGCAGATCATGATGCATCCTCAGAGGTGTCAAACTATGCATCGTCAAGTTCCAGTGACACCATTATTCTCCCTGATTCATGTCGCTCTGCTGCATGGCCAGTGCCATTCCAAGTACCGGAGTTTTCCCGAGACCTAGAACTCATCCTCGCAGAGGCAAACAACTCATATGATGCCACTGGAAGACACTTCATGGATGCCagtgttaaatcagcaataatGCAAGAGCTTGCAAAAGTAATTTTTTCTTACACTGCTTACCCAACCAATCAGCAAATCCTCTCAGTGGCTGAAGCCTTGGTTTCTAAGTTTCCGTGTCTTAGGGAGCCGGGATCATTTGCAGGCTTATATGGCTGGCAGCAGCGCATAAAAAACAAGATGCACAATTACCGTGCCAAGCTAAGATCTCGAAAATATTCTTACCCGGAAATTGAAATCAACACCTTAAAAAGGAAGCATCCGGGTGATGCAGTGCCTtcgaaaaatataaaaaagcccaaaaaagcagAGGTTAATTACCTCCCTCCGCACCCTACTGGTGAAAGCCAAGAGACTCTGGAGAAAGAGAGGCTTGAATTAATTTTTGaaattacaaagaaaaacaatgcAAAGATAATTGCagataaaatgaataaaacctTCTCTAGCCGAAGAGTTGAAGTGGTCAGCCTCAGCCCCTCTGTGGGTGTGTTTAAAGAAAGGTGGCCAGCATTATTCACTGAGGCTCAG ATCAAGGAGGAGTTTAGACGCATCACAACAGTTTCCTTGGAGGAGACATTCATGCGGAAGCTCGATGAGTACACACCAGGTCTTTTGCGGCTAATGCGTGCCAAAGGAGGAGCAGCTGGTTGCAAGATGCGTCCTCTGCTGGACACTTTAAATGAC ACACAGAACattgagaaaaaaagagatgcTGTTGTCTGCTGCCTCATTAACTACCTCGGTGAAAGACAAGAAGATCTTTTCCATGACTGCCAG GAATGTGAGGACTACACAGACAAAACGATGAAGGTGATTGTGAAGCACAATGTCATGGCTGAGGAGGATCCATCAGATTTGTCTATTGTGATCGAGGGAAACCAAGTGATGGAAGGATGTGGAAGCCGAACAAAGGCATGCATACTGCTGATGGGACTCATTTATGCAATCAACATCGAATATCCAAAGGAGCTGAAGAACACGTTTGAAgcttttcaaaaactttttttggaaATTGACGGGGCAAAACTACTGAAAAAGGTCCACAGCCTCAAAAATAAGCTCATGCAGTAG
- the LOC137005447 gene encoding uncharacterized protein isoform X2: MAVHLRVVLEEHNIQKLKLPTGIPNTVEDLVSIVTETFQLHGEIGLLYQDKHFDNEFFSVTSTADLYDKATVKVILKEPTITLDLHPVLESSTLSSVSTYPASTTETDICPADHDASSEVSNYASSSSSDTIILPDSCRSAAWPVPFQVPEFSRDLELILAEANNSYDATGRHFMDASVKSAIMQELAKVIFSYTAYPTNQQILSVAEALVSKFPCLREPGSFAGLYGWQQRIKNKMHNYRAKLRSRKYSYPEIEINTLKRKHPGDAVPSKNIKKPKKAEVNYLPPHPTGESQETLEKERLELIFEITKKNNAKIIADKMNKTFSSRRVEVVSLSPSVGVFKERWPALFTEAQIKEEFRRITTVSLEETFMRKLDEYTPGLLRLMRAKGGAAGCKMRPLLDTLNDTQNIEKKRDAVVCCLINYLGERQEDLFHDCQV, encoded by the exons ATGGCGGTCCATTTAAGAGTCGTTTTAGAAGAACACAACATTCAAAAGCTGAAACTTCCAACAGGAATTCCAAATACAGTGGAAGATCTTGTTTCCATAGTTACTGAAACTTTTCAATTGCATGGGGAAATTGGACTACTATACCAAGACAAACACTTTGACAATGAGTTTTTCAGTGTCACCTCAACTGCTGACTTGTATGACAAGGCCACTGTTAAAGTGATCCTAAAAGAGCCGACGATAACCCTTGACCTACACCCAGTACTTGAATCATCTACATTGAGTTCAGTGAGCACCTATCCTGCAAGTACTACTGAAACGGACATCTGCCCTGCAGATCATGATGCATCCTCAGAGGTGTCAAACTATGCATCGTCAAGTTCCAGTGACACCATTATTCTCCCTGATTCATGTCGCTCTGCTGCATGGCCAGTGCCATTCCAAGTACCGGAGTTTTCCCGAGACCTAGAACTCATCCTCGCAGAGGCAAACAACTCATATGATGCCACTGGAAGACACTTCATGGATGCCagtgttaaatcagcaataatGCAAGAGCTTGCAAAAGTAATTTTTTCTTACACTGCTTACCCAACCAATCAGCAAATCCTCTCAGTGGCTGAAGCCTTGGTTTCTAAGTTTCCGTGTCTTAGGGAGCCGGGATCATTTGCAGGCTTATATGGCTGGCAGCAGCGCATAAAAAACAAGATGCACAATTACCGTGCCAAGCTAAGATCTCGAAAATATTCTTACCCGGAAATTGAAATCAACACCTTAAAAAGGAAGCATCCGGGTGATGCAGTGCCTtcgaaaaatataaaaaagcccaaaaaagcagAGGTTAATTACCTCCCTCCGCACCCTACTGGTGAAAGCCAAGAGACTCTGGAGAAAGAGAGGCTTGAATTAATTTTTGaaattacaaagaaaaacaatgcAAAGATAATTGCagataaaatgaataaaacctTCTCTAGCCGAAGAGTTGAAGTGGTCAGCCTCAGCCCCTCTGTGGGTGTGTTTAAAGAAAGGTGGCCAGCATTATTCACTGAGGCTCAG ATCAAGGAGGAGTTTAGACGCATCACAACAGTTTCCTTGGAGGAGACATTCATGCGGAAGCTCGATGAGTACACACCAGGTCTTTTGCGGCTAATGCGTGCCAAAGGAGGAGCAGCTGGTTGCAAGATGCGTCCTCTGCTGGACACTTTAAATGAC ACACAGAACattgagaaaaaaagagatgcTGTTGTCTGCTGCCTCATTAACTACCTCGGTGAAAGACAAGAAGATCTTTTCCATGACTGCCAGGTAT GA